In Musa acuminata AAA Group cultivar baxijiao chromosome BXJ3-9, Cavendish_Baxijiao_AAA, whole genome shotgun sequence, a single genomic region encodes these proteins:
- the LOC108951894 gene encoding S-linalool synthase-like, with amino-acid sequence MEGSSESFLVEMIKEEVFSPSADMYSFLPPSAYETAWVAMIPCPHRPSRPMFPKCLNWILRNQREDGFWGECRHAMDSLTATIACLVALKTWKVGNANVEQGLRFLNENMEKLLTEHHGGFPRWFLIVFPGMLELAHAKGLDVLPAEGCIKAVDDVFNKRNTILEMEQSSCVQGYHPPSLFFLEALPASYRPKHELILHHQMEDGSLFHSPSATACAFMITGDAGFREYLHGVIRRFGNFVPAMFPVDQDLIKLCLVDHLRQLGCGEHFANETHDLMDQIYSDWVIQDLQSCNIYDLPLQIQKDSLAFKLLRMHGYDVSPRKFCWFMDDEEMLIHIEENYTQFLVAMTGVYRAAHFMFPREVELHNAKLFSEKILQKSLCGSDTRNNPAIMTDLQKQIEHELGLPWLSRMDHLEHRMYLERSNGYNLQTGKTSSCSLLDSKFAIQLAAELFTNRQMLYESELEELKKWSKDSGLSSMGFGREKTTYCYFLTATAVTLPLQSDLRKVVARCAILVTVIDDFFDEKGSEDELESLTKAVQRWEGEGLSGHCKVIFDALDNLVRDISFKALSQHGYDAKSLLQDMWRETFESWLKESDWSRKRHAPTITEYLEVAAISIAIQVMTLPACFLVIPQVPKHILTSRYSTITKLTMITSRLLNDLHSHQKEIRGGKFNMVLLYVKEIQGATNEDSIEHISKIIERKEREFLEIYMDDTYAGFPNEWKELHLGTFKSFRMLFDTTNAFDSPTALVQSISDAFYNPLVLDSRRTFSSREETLLKPMKERWSHPRKKYTGDDLLIKSGNRSERKHGTIPQNSRMQTMNINRRWSSKTWSISRRRSSTIALMVPCINSRVLSKI; translated from the exons ATGGAAGGTTCATCAGAGTCATTCCTCGTTGAAATGATTAAGGAGGAGGTGTTCTCTCCATCTGCTGATATGTACTCCTTCCTTCCCCCGTCCGCCTACGAGACGGCATGGGTGGCCATGATTCCTTGTCCTCACCGCCCTTCTCGCCCTATGTTTCCAAAGTGCTTGAACTGGATCCTCCGCAACCAGAGGGAGGACGGCTTCTGGGGAGAGTGCCGACACGCCATGGATTCCCTCACTGCCACCATCGCTTGCCTTGTTGCTCTCAAGACGTGGAAGGTTGGGAATGCAAACGTTGAGCAAGGATTGCGATTTCTTAACGAGAACATGGAGAAACTGCTGACGGAACATCATGGTGGCTTCCCACGGTGGTTCTTGATTGTATTCCCCGGGATGCTCGAGCTGGCACATGCCAAGGGTTTGGACGTGCTTCCAGCCGAGGGCTGCATCAAAGCGGTGGACGATGTCTTCAACAAAAGAAACACCATTCTGGAAAT GGAACAGTCCAGCTGTGTCCAAGGGTACCATCCACCGAGCTTGTTTTTCCTTGAGGCCCTACCTGCAAGTTACAGGCCAAAGCATGAACTGATTCTTCATCATCAGATGGAAGATGGCTCATTGTTTCATTCCCCCTCAGCAACTGCTTGTGCTTTCATGATCACAGGAGATGCAGGTTTCAGGGAGTACCTGCATGGCGTCATTAGAAGATTTGGCAATTTTG TTCCAGCCATGTTTCCTGTGGACCAAGATCTGATAAAGCTATGTCTCGTGGACCATTTGAGACAATTAGGTTGTGGAGAGCATTTCGCAAATGAAACACATGACCTTATGGACCAAATTTACAG TGACTGGGTTATTCAAGATCTACAATCGTGCAACATATACGATTTACCTCTACAGATACAGAAAGACTCTTTAGCCTTTAAACTTCTGAGGATGCATGGATATGACGTATCTCCCC GAAAGTTTTGTTGGTTTATGGACGATGAAGAGATGCTGATACATATCGAAGAAAATTACACTCAATTCTTGGTGGCCATGACTGGTGTTTACAGGGCAGCACACTTTATGTTTCCTAGGGAAGTTGAGCTTCATAATGCCAAACTTTTCTCTGAAAAGATACTTCAGAAAAGTTTGTGTGGATCAGATACCAGGAATAATCCTGCAATTATGACTGACCTCCAAAAACAG ATTGAACATGAGTTGGGACTTCCATGGCTATCTCGAATGGACCACCTCGAGCATCGAATGTACCTGGAAAGAAGTAATGGATATAACTTACAGACGGGGAAGACTTCTTCATGCAG CCTCCTGGATTCCAAATTTGCCATTCAACTTGCTGCTGAACTTTTCACGAACCGTCAAATGCTCTACGAATCTGAACTCGAGGAGTTAAAGAA GTGGTCAAAAGACAGTGGACTTTCCAGCATGGGCTTCGGTCGGGAGAAAACAACGTACTGTTACTTTCTAACTGCTACTGCAGTTACTCTTCCTTTGCAATCTGATCTACGCAAAGTAGTTGCACGATGTGCAATTTTAGTTACAGTGATCGATGACTTCTTTGATGAGAAAGGTTCAGAGGACGAATTGGAGAGCCTTACTAAAGCAGTTCAAAG GTGGGAAGGAGAAGGCTTATCCGGCCATTGCAAAGTTATTTTTGATGCCCTTGATAACCTTGTTCGTGATATTTCCTTCAAAGCTCTCAGTCAACACGGTTATGATGCAAAAAGCCTTCTTCAAGATatg TGGCGAGAGACATTTGAGTCGTGGTTAAAGGAATCCGATTGGAGTAGGAAAAGACACGCACCTACGATCACCGAGTATCTTGAGGTTGCCGCGATCTCTATAGCCATACAAGTCATGACTCTTCCGGCATGCTTCTTGGTGATTCCCCAAGTTCCAAAGCACATACTAACCTCTCGGTATAGTACCATTACCAAGTTGACAATGATCACCTCGCGCTTGTTGAATGACCTCCACAGTCACCAG AAAGAAATACGTGGTGGTAAGTTCAATATGGTGCTCCTGTATGTCAAAGAGATCCAAGGGGCTACTAACGAAGACTCAATTGAGCACATTAGCAAAATAATTGAGAGAAAGGAAAGAGAGTTCCTTGAGATTTATATGGATGATACGTACGCTGGTTTTCCTAACGAATGGAAGGAGCTCCATTTAGGTACTTTCAAGTCATTCCGAATGCTCTTCGATACAACTAATGCATTTGACTCGCCTACTGCATTAGTCCAAAGTATCAGCGATGCTTTCTACAACCCGTTAGTGTTGGATTCTCGGAGAACATTTTCGTCGAGAGAAGAAACTTTACTTAAACCAATGAAGGAGAGATGGAGTCATCCAAGGAAGAAGTATACTGGTGATGACTTGTTGATAAAGTCCGGCAATCGATCTGAGAGAAAACACGGCACTATACCACAAAATTCAAGAATGCAGACAATGAACATCAATCGACGATGGTCTTCTAAGACATGGAGTATCTCAAGGAGAAGATCTTCTACTATTGCTTTGATGGTCCCTTGCATCAACTCAAGGGTCTTGTCTAAGATATAG